Proteins encoded within one genomic window of Camelina sativa cultivar DH55 chromosome 19, Cs, whole genome shotgun sequence:
- the LOC104766862 gene encoding 40S ribosomal protein S30, with protein sequence MGKVHGSLARAGKVRGQTPKVAKQDKKKKPRGRAHKRLQHNRRFVTAVVGFGKKRGPNSSEK encoded by the exons ATGG GTAAGGTTCACGGTTCATTGGCTCGTGCCGGTAAGGTGAGAGGTCAGACACCTAAAGTGGCTAAGcaggacaagaagaagaagcctcgTGGTCGTGCTCACAAGCGGTTGCAACACAACCGCCGTTTCGTCACCGCCG TTGTTGGTTTTGGCAAGAAGAGAGGACCAAACTCATCAGAGAagtag
- the LOC104768062 gene encoding uncharacterized protein LOC104768062 gives MTKHYLWAGYEDDGDPDYSCSHCGALFWYGERVRRTRKTNNPVYIGCCMQGQIVLPMLKESPEMLWNLLTNEDDLSRHFQENTRPYNMLFSFTSLGGRVDRSVKKGRGPSMFALQGENYHLMGSLKPKPGDYAKFQQLYIVDTQNEVNNSLNVMSKEDRRNNVDGKKKFRPDLVESFIKLLDDVNPHVQAFRMARDRFDIEKEESNFHMRIISNRKTDGREYNIPTASEVAALIPGDIDASMDKRDIVLQKRSGKLLRIHECHVAYLALQYPLLFPRGDDGYRLGIKKTKITRGSKSNKQTKNKDSKKKSQKDVSMRQWFAYRLQERKNEKHTLLRSMRLLQQFIVEAYTMIETNRLRFFEKNQKKLRRTYKEDLRKAAEDGDDNLSNHGDSLILPASFTGGPRYMRQSYLDAMATCKKFGFPDLFITFTCNPKWPELVRFVNERKLKAEDRPDIICKIFKLKLENLMDDITRRHIFGKTVSAMYTVEFQKRGLPHAHIIVWMDSKCKFPTADEIDKLISAEIPDKDRDQELYNIISECMIHGPCDSANPSSPFMEEGSCTKFYPKQHVNTTSIDKEGYPVYRRRKDGRFIEKNGFKCDNRYVVPYNRTLSLKYHAHINVEWCNQTGSVKYVSACEAMWRILAYPIHYRQTAVVPLTFHEEGKQPIYYREGEFAQNVMDHDSLDEYQFLALFELNKRDEEARKLLYEEIPSKFIWDGNEKEFYRRKTRAVAIGRINYVPPTIDDAYHLRILLNSKRGPTSFDHIKTVNGVIHKTYREACYALGLLDDDKEYIEAVLSTPHTVWEETWELTMTDEERKIWCLHEINKQLKRNGSSLKAFKTLPQLQNENLPILNQLIADERRFINQTDLQSNHLKWLNMLTEKQKKIYDEIIDGVFFLYGFGGTGKTFLWRVLSAAVRIMGEIVLNTAYSGISSLLLEGGRTAHSRFGIPLDVHETPMCHMSRSYDLSELVQEAKLIIWDEAPMMSKYCFETLDRSLKDIMRDPEDKPFGGKVIIFGGDFQQILPVIVGAGREQIVNSSLNSSSLWNHCKVLRLTRNMRLLQNISPNEARQIEEFSKRILDVGEGRLNEPNDGVVDTDIPEEFLITEVNSPIESIINAIYGNWLHSAKDASYFQNRAILCPTNDDVSTINDQMLSILEGDERVYLSSDSIDPADKRSKDNPAYSPDFLNSVRISGVPNHALCLKIGCPVMLLRNIDAHGGLMNGTRLQITQMADHVLQARIITGTRVGKIVLLPRMVLIPSDT, from the exons aTGACGAAACATTATTTATGGGCAGGatatgaagatgatggtgatccTGATTATAGTTGTAGTCATTGTGGTGCATTATTTTGGTATGGAGAGAGGGTTAGAAGAACCAGAAAAACTAATAACCCAGTCTATATTGGATGTTGTATGCAAGGACAAATTGTTCTACCTATGCTAAAAGAGTCTCCAGAGATGTTATGGAATCTACTAACAAATGAAGATGATTTATCACGTCATTTCCAAGAGAACACTAGACCTTACAACATGCTTTTCTCATTTACATCTTTGGGTGGGAGGGTAGACCGTTCTGTTAAAAAAGGACGTGGTCCATCAATGTTTGCTTTGCAAGGCGAAAACTATCACTTGATGGGTTCTTTGAAACCAAAGCCTGGTGATTATGCAAAGTTTCAACAGCTTTATATTGTTGACACTCAAAATGAAGTCAACAATAGTTTGAATGTTATGAG CAAAGAAGACCGTAGAAACAATGTTgatggaaagaaaaaattcaGGCCAGACCTGGTGGAAAGCTTCATTAAATTGCTTGACGACGTTAATCCTCATGTGCAAGCTTTCAGAATGGCCAGAGATAGGTTTGATAtcgagaaagaagaatcaaacttcCATATGAGGATTATCTCAAATCGCAAGACTGATGGTAGGGAATATAACATCCCTACGGCCTCTGAAGTTGCTGCACTGATTCCAGGAGATATTGATGCGAGCATGGATAAGCGAGATATAGTTCTTCAAAAAAGAAGCGGTAAATTACTAAGAATTCATGAATGTCATGTCGCATATCTGGCCCTACAGTATCCTTTACTTTTTCCAAGAGGAGACGATGGCTACAGACTTGGtattaagaagacaaagataACCAGAGGCAGTAAATCAAATAAACAGACAAAGAATAAGGATTCAAAGAAAAAGAGTCAGAAGGATGTAAGTATGAGACAGTGGTTTGCGTATAGGCTTCAAGAAAGGAAAAATGAGAAGCACACCCTTCTAAGATCAATGCGATTACTACAGCAGTTTATAGTAGAGGCTTATACTATGATCGAAACAAATAGGCTTaggttttttgaaaaaaaccaaaagaaacttcGAAGGACATACAAGGAAGATTTGAGGAAAGCAGCAGAAGATGGAGACGACAACCTAAGCAATCATGGAGACTCTTTAATTCTACCCGCTTCTTTTACTGGGGGACCAAGGTATATGAGGCAGAGCTACCTTGATGCAATGGCTACATGTAAGAAGTTTGGGTTTCCAGACCTCTTTATTACATTCACATGTAATCCTAAATGGCCTGAACTAGTAAGATTTGTCAATGAGAGGAAGCTAAAGGCTGAAGATAGGCCAGACATCATTTGCAAAATATTCAAGCTCAAGCTTGAGAATCTAATGGATGACATCACAAGAAGacatatttttggaaaaacagTTTCAG CCATGTACACAGTAGAGTTTCAAAAGAGGGGTCTTCCGCATGCTCATATTATCGTATGGATGGATTCCAAATGCAAGTTCCCTACTGCAGACGAAATTGACAAGTTAATTTCTGCTGAAATTCCAGACAAAGATAGAGATCAAGAACTCTACAATATAATATCAGAATGTATGATTCATGGTCCATGTGATAGTGCTAACCCATCATCTCCTTTCATGGAAGAAGGTAGTTGTACAAAATTTTATCCAAAACAGCATGTTAATACCACCAGCATTGACAAGGAAGGTTACCCggtttatagaagaagaaaggatGGGCGTTTTATCGAGAAGAATGGTTTCAAATGTGACAATCGATATGTTGTCCCTTACAATCGGACTTTGTCCCTTAAATATCATGCTCATATTAATGTGGAGTGGTGCAACCAAACAGGTTCAGTAAA ATATGTATCTGCATGTGAAGCAATGTGGAGAATTTTAGCCTACCCAATACATTATAGGCAAACCGCTGTTGTGCCACTCACTTTCCATGAGGAAGGCAAACAACCTATTTATTACCGTGAAGGTGAGTTTGCACAGAATGTCATGGATCATGACTCTCTTGATGAATATCAGTTTCTTGCTTTATTTGAACTTAACAAGCGTGATGAAGAAGCTAGAAAGTTATTATACGAAGAAATACCAAGCAAGTTTATTTGGGATGGCAATGAGAAAGAATTTTATAGGAGAAAAACAAGAGCAGTTGCTATAGGGAGAATTAACTATGTTCCTCCCACCATCGACGATGCATATCATTTGAGGATCCTTCTCAATTCCAAAAGAGGTCCTACCAGTTTTGATCACATTAAAACTGTGAATGGTGTCATACACAAAACGTACCGTGAAGCATGTTACGCTCTTGGTTTATTAGATGATGACAAAGAATATATTGAAG CCGTTTTAAGTACTCCTCATACTGTATGGGAAGAAACTTGGG agCTTACAATGACTGATGAAGAAAGGAAAATATGGTGTTTACATGAGATAAACAAACAGTTGAAAAGAAATGGTTCTTCACTAAAGGCTTTTAAAACTCTGCCCCAGCTACAGAATGAGAATCTTCCTATTTTAAACCAGTTAATAGCTGATGAACGGAGATTCatcaatcaaactgatttaCAATCCAATCATCTCAAGTGGTTAAATATGCTTACggaaaagcagaagaagatatatgaTGAGATTATAGATggagtatttttcttatatggttTTGGTGGAACTGGTAAAACATTTCTTTGGAGAGTTTTATCTGCAGCCGTAAGGATCATGGGAGAAATAGTGTTAAATACTGCATATAGCGGtatatcttctcttttgttaGAGGGTGGCAGAACAGCACATTCAAGGTTTGGCATTCCTCTTGATGTTCATGAAACGCCTATGTGCCATATGTCAAGGTCTTATGATCTAAGTGAATTAGTCCAAGAAGCGAAGTTGATAATTTGGGACGAAGCTCCAATGATGAGTAAATACTGCTTTGAGACTTTGGATAGAAGTTTGAAAGATATAATGCGTGATCCAGAAGATAAACCTTTTGGGGGTAAGGTCATTATTTTTGGTGGTGATTTCCAACAGATACTTCCTGTTATTGTTGGTGCTGGTCGTGAACAAATTGTTAACTCCTCGTTAAACTCATCTTCCCTTTGGAATCATTGTAAAGTTTTAAGGCTAACAAGAAATATGAGGTTGCTGCAAAACATAAGTCCAAATGAAGCCAGGCAGATTGAAGAGTTCTCGAAAAGGATTCTTGATGTTGGAGAAGGAAGACTTAACGAGCCAAATGATGGAGTTGTTGATACTGACATCCCAGAAGAATTTCTTATCACAGAAGTGAACTCTCCAATTGAATCGATCATTAATGCAATATATGGAAATTGGTTACATTCAGCCAAGGATGCCAGCTATTTTCAAAACAGAGCTATTTTGTGTCCTACAAATGATGATGTCAGCACTATAAACGACCAAATGCTATCCATATTAGAAG GTGATGAAAGAGTTTACTTAAGTTCAGATAGTATTGATCCTGCAGATAAAAGGTCGAAAGACAATCCTGCATATAGCCCGGATTTCCTAAACTCAGTTAGGATTTCAGGAGTACCAAACCATGCTCTTTGTTTGAAAATTGGTTGTCCAGTAATGTTGTTACGCAATATTGATGCTCATGGAGGTCTAATGAATGGAACAAGACTACAGATTACACAAATGGCTGATCATGTTTTACAAGCAAGAATAATCACGGGAACGAGAGTTGGTAAAATTGTTCTTTTACCAAGGATGGTATTAATACCATCAGATACCTGA